A single window of Vibrio stylophorae DNA harbors:
- the argH gene encoding argininosuccinate lyase — protein MALWGGRFSQAADTRFKQFNDSLRFDYRLAEQDIVGSIAWSKALCQVNVLSEDEQQRLELALNEIKLAVMEDPEQILQSDAEDIHSWVEQQLINRVGDLGKKLHTGRSRNDQVATDLKLWCRQQGQQLLLTLDTLQSQLVRVASEHQATVLPGYTHLQRAQPVTFAHWCLAYVEMFERDYSRLQDALERLDTCPLGSGALAGTAYPIDREALAHSLGFARATRNSLDSVSDRDHVMELMSVASLSMIHLSRLAEDMIFYNSGESNFIELSDTVTSGSSLMPQKKNPDALELIRGKCGRVYGSLAGMMMTVKALPLAYNKDMQEDKEGLFDALDTWHDCIEMAALCFDGIQINKERALEAAMQGYANATELADYLVAKGIPFREAHHIVGVAVVGAIAKGCALEELSLAELKAFSSVIENDVYPILTIESCLQKRSAKGGVAPHQVAYAIEQAEKRLEARYSPQVKIRAARLTDLDAIEGMVSYWANLGENLPRNRNELVRDVGSFAVTEQHGEVTGCASLYVYDSGLAEIRSLGVEAGWQNQGQGAALVQHMLRKASQMAISRVFVLTRVPEFFMKQGFCATSKALLPEKVMKDCDRCPRQHACDEVALEIVLDQEMLISRHHVA, from the coding sequence ATGGCGTTATGGGGTGGACGGTTTAGTCAAGCAGCAGATACGCGGTTTAAGCAGTTTAATGATTCGCTTCGGTTTGACTACCGATTGGCCGAGCAAGATATTGTCGGTTCAATTGCATGGTCCAAGGCCCTATGCCAAGTCAATGTGCTAAGTGAGGATGAGCAGCAGCGGCTTGAACTTGCCCTCAATGAAATCAAATTGGCGGTGATGGAGGATCCTGAACAGATTCTCCAATCCGATGCCGAAGATATTCATAGTTGGGTCGAGCAGCAGTTGATCAACCGCGTCGGCGATTTGGGTAAGAAATTACATACCGGTCGCTCGCGTAATGATCAGGTCGCGACGGATCTCAAATTGTGGTGTCGTCAGCAAGGTCAGCAATTGCTGCTGACCTTGGATACGCTGCAATCTCAATTGGTACGTGTGGCTTCAGAACATCAAGCCACGGTTCTTCCGGGTTACACCCACTTGCAACGTGCGCAGCCAGTAACCTTTGCGCACTGGTGTTTAGCTTATGTCGAGATGTTTGAGCGTGATTACTCGCGTTTGCAAGATGCGCTGGAGCGTCTCGATACCTGTCCATTGGGTTCAGGTGCGCTTGCGGGCACCGCTTACCCGATCGACCGCGAAGCCTTGGCGCACAGCCTAGGCTTTGCTCGCGCAACGCGCAACAGCTTGGATTCCGTATCTGATCGCGACCATGTGATGGAGCTGATGTCCGTTGCCTCGCTTTCCATGATTCACCTTTCGCGTCTTGCAGAAGATATGATCTTCTACAACAGCGGTGAGTCGAACTTTATTGAGTTGTCTGACACCGTCACCTCTGGCTCATCCTTGATGCCACAAAAGAAAAACCCAGATGCCTTAGAGCTGATTCGCGGTAAATGTGGCCGAGTCTATGGTTCATTGGCGGGCATGATGATGACGGTGAAAGCTCTGCCATTGGCTTACAACAAAGATATGCAGGAAGACAAAGAGGGTCTATTTGACGCTTTGGATACTTGGCATGATTGTATCGAGATGGCGGCGTTGTGCTTTGATGGCATTCAAATCAACAAAGAGCGCGCCTTAGAAGCGGCGATGCAAGGCTACGCCAATGCCACAGAGCTGGCGGATTACTTGGTTGCCAAGGGTATTCCATTCCGTGAAGCGCACCATATTGTTGGTGTCGCTGTGGTTGGTGCTATTGCCAAAGGTTGCGCTTTGGAAGAGTTATCTCTGGCTGAACTCAAAGCCTTCTCAAGCGTCATTGAGAATGATGTCTATCCAATTTTGACCATTGAGTCTTGCCTGCAAAAACGCTCGGCAAAAGGTGGCGTCGCACCACATCAAGTGGCCTATGCTATCGAGCAAGCGGAGAAACGTTTGGAAGCGCGTTACTCACCTCAGGTGAAAATTCGCGCGGCTCGTCTCACCGACTTGGATGCCATTGAGGGCATGGTTTCTTACTGGGCGAACTTAGGTGAAAACCTACCACGCAACCGCAATGAATTGGTGCGCGATGTGGGCTCATTTGCGGTCACCGAGCAGCATGGTGAAGTGACGGGCTGTGCCTCACTTTATGTCTATGACTCTGGCCTAGCCGAAATTCGCTCTTTGGGTGTGGAAGCCGGCTGGCAAAATCAAGGGCAAGGCGCGGCATTGGTGCAGCATATGCTGCGCAAAGCCAGTCAAATGGCGATTAGCCGAGTGTTTGTGCTGACGCGAGTGCCTGAATTCTTTATGAAGCAGGGATTCTGCGCTACCTCAAAAGCATTGCTGCCAGAAAAAGTGATGAAAGATTGCGATCGCTGCCCACGTCAACATGCTTGTGATGAAGTGGCCTTGGAGATTGTGCTGGATCAGGAGATGCTGATCAGCCGCCATCACGTTGCCTGA
- a CDS encoding argininosuccinate synthase, which produces MSKINKVVLAYSGGLDTSAIIPWLKENYDCEVIAFVADVGQGEAELEGIEAKAIASGASACYIEDLKEEMVADYIYPTLTTGALYEGKYLLGTSMARPIIAKAQAELALKLGADALCHGCTGKGNDQVRFEGAFAAIAPNLKVIAPWREWNLRSREALLDYLAERQIPCTASLEKIYSRDANAWHISTEGGVLENTWNQPNELCWVWTTDPEQAPDQSELVTLGVENGRVISVDGVAMSPYQVLKTLNDKGAKHGVGRIDIVENRLVGMKSRGCYETPGGTIIMEALRAVEQLVLDKESFMFREELGLKASHLVYDGRWFTPLCQSILAAADSLAQGVTGDVVLKLYKGQVTAVQKRSTNSLYSEEFATFGEDEVYDHSHAEGFIRLYSLASRIRALNEKNK; this is translated from the coding sequence ATGAGCAAGATTAATAAAGTGGTTCTAGCTTATTCAGGTGGTTTGGATACCTCAGCCATTATTCCATGGTTGAAGGAAAACTATGATTGCGAAGTAATCGCCTTTGTCGCCGATGTCGGCCAAGGTGAAGCTGAGCTGGAAGGCATTGAAGCCAAAGCGATCGCCTCAGGCGCATCTGCTTGCTATATCGAAGATTTGAAAGAAGAGATGGTGGCAGATTACATCTACCCAACGCTCACCACAGGTGCCCTTTATGAAGGCAAATACCTGCTGGGTACTTCAATGGCACGTCCGATTATCGCTAAAGCACAAGCTGAGTTGGCGCTAAAACTTGGCGCTGATGCGCTATGTCACGGCTGTACTGGTAAGGGTAACGACCAAGTGCGCTTTGAAGGTGCTTTTGCTGCCATTGCGCCAAACTTGAAAGTGATTGCGCCATGGCGTGAGTGGAATCTACGTAGCCGTGAAGCGCTACTTGATTATCTGGCTGAGCGTCAGATTCCATGTACTGCGAGCCTAGAGAAAATCTATTCACGTGATGCTAACGCATGGCACATCTCCACTGAAGGTGGCGTGCTTGAAAATACTTGGAACCAACCGAACGAGCTTTGCTGGGTATGGACCACAGATCCAGAGCAAGCGCCGGATCAAAGCGAGTTGGTGACATTGGGCGTTGAAAATGGTCGCGTGATCTCTGTGGATGGCGTTGCCATGAGCCCATACCAAGTGCTGAAAACCTTGAACGACAAAGGTGCCAAACATGGCGTAGGTCGTATCGACATCGTTGAGAACCGTTTGGTGGGCATGAAGTCTCGCGGCTGCTATGAAACCCCAGGGGGCACCATCATCATGGAAGCACTGCGCGCGGTTGAGCAGTTGGTATTGGACAAAGAGTCCTTTATGTTCCGCGAAGAGTTGGGTCTTAAAGCTTCTCACCTTGTTTACGATGGCCGTTGGTTTACACCACTTTGCCAGTCAATTTTGGCCGCAGCAGATTCATTGGCACAGGGCGTGACCGGTGATGTTGTGCTGAAACTTTACAAGGGCCAAGTGACCGCCGTCCAAAAACGCTCAACCAATAGCCTGTACAGCGAAGAGTTCGCTACCTTTGGCGAGGATGAGGTGTACGATCACAGCCACGCGGAAGGCTTCATTCGCCTGTACTCATTGGCAAGTCGTATTCGCGCACTAAACGAAAAAAACAAATAA
- a CDS encoding alkaline phosphatase yields MKRIGLATMLMTSSALVCATAATMPNNANLSQAALPQVKDSWYQSGQQALAAAKAKRPIDKPAKNIILFIGDGMSVGTLTAARIYQGQQQGMTGEEHSLVLESLPHVALSKTYNTDMQTPDSAGTATAMVAGVKTKAGVISGNDKVQRGFCNTLKGNQVETLFESAAQQGRAIGVVSTARITHATPATAYAHSADRGWENDAAMTPIAKKQGCVDIAQQLVDFDWGNGLEVVLGGGRRELMLNSQNDPEYADKKGKRKDGQDLIAQWQQRYPQGEYVWNKAGFDAVSKNLPERVLGLFEPSHMQYEADRDSSKEPSLAEMTKLAVEMLSRDQQGYVLMVEAGRIDHAHHAGNAARALQDTLAFDAAIAQALAMTNPQETLIIVTADHAHTLIANGYADRGNPILGLSKKQGKLNLGDDGKPYTTLAYGNGPGAQAGERSKLNEQQVQQLDYLQQALVPLAASETHSGEDVAILASGPKAWLFQGVVEQHYIYHVMREALGMNAAP; encoded by the coding sequence ATGAAACGCATCGGTTTAGCAACTATGCTGATGACATCCAGTGCGCTGGTCTGTGCAACAGCGGCAACTATGCCAAATAATGCCAATTTATCTCAAGCGGCATTACCGCAGGTCAAAGACAGTTGGTATCAAAGCGGTCAGCAAGCACTTGCTGCGGCCAAAGCAAAACGTCCCATCGATAAACCCGCAAAAAATATCATCCTATTTATCGGTGATGGGATGAGCGTAGGCACCTTAACAGCAGCGCGTATCTATCAAGGTCAGCAGCAGGGCATGACAGGTGAAGAGCACAGCTTGGTGCTGGAAAGCTTACCCCATGTAGCGCTTTCTAAAACCTACAATACCGATATGCAAACCCCGGATTCAGCGGGTACCGCGACGGCCATGGTCGCAGGGGTAAAAACCAAAGCAGGGGTGATTAGCGGTAACGACAAAGTGCAGCGGGGTTTTTGTAATACCCTCAAGGGTAACCAAGTGGAAACTTTGTTTGAAAGTGCCGCCCAGCAAGGACGCGCCATTGGTGTTGTGAGCACCGCGCGCATTACCCACGCAACACCGGCCACGGCCTATGCACATAGCGCTGATCGCGGCTGGGAAAATGATGCTGCAATGACACCAATTGCCAAAAAACAGGGCTGTGTGGATATCGCTCAGCAGCTGGTGGATTTTGATTGGGGCAATGGCCTTGAGGTGGTTTTGGGTGGCGGGCGTCGAGAGTTGATGCTTAATAGTCAAAACGACCCTGAATATGCGGATAAAAAAGGGAAACGCAAAGATGGCCAAGATCTGATTGCCCAGTGGCAGCAGCGTTATCCTCAGGGTGAGTATGTATGGAATAAGGCTGGTTTTGATGCGGTCTCGAAGAATCTACCTGAGCGAGTTCTGGGGTTGTTTGAACCAAGCCATATGCAGTACGAAGCGGATCGCGATTCAAGCAAAGAGCCATCGCTTGCTGAAATGACAAAACTTGCGGTTGAGATGCTTTCACGCGATCAGCAAGGTTATGTGCTGATGGTGGAAGCGGGGCGCATTGACCATGCGCACCATGCCGGCAATGCTGCCCGTGCGTTGCAGGACACCTTGGCTTTTGACGCGGCGATAGCGCAGGCGCTTGCCATGACCAATCCACAAGAAACCCTGATTATCGTCACCGCTGACCATGCGCATACTCTAATCGCCAATGGCTACGCTGATCGCGGTAACCCGATTTTGGGCTTGTCGAAAAAGCAGGGCAAACTGAATTTGGGTGATGACGGCAAACCTTACACCACGCTTGCCTACGGCAATGGCCCAGGCGCGCAAGCGGGTGAACGAAGCAAGCTCAATGAGCAGCAGGTGCAGCAATTGGATTATTTGCAGCAAGCACTGGTCCCACTGGCAGCATCAGAAACGCACTCAGGTGAGGATGTGGCGATTTTAGCCAGTGGCCCTAAAGCTTGGTTGTTCCAAGGCGTGGTGGAACAGCACTATATCTACCATGTGATGCGCGAGGCGCTGGGAATGAATGCCGCGCCATAA
- a CDS encoding type II secretion system protein, with protein sequence MMESKGFTLIELVIGILLVAILSVTAIPKFLSMQKDARIAVLYQAKGAIATANQQLYAKAIIQSQDKIDSTRLNIDLDHDGIKDVAGYFGLIKYVNPARELAGLDPRLNIRKGNINNPDAPYFWIGFTDRPSSTQHQCYVAIYYPPAAGGEVRYKMFSDDC encoded by the coding sequence GTGATGGAAAGTAAAGGGTTCACGCTCATTGAGCTGGTGATCGGGATCCTATTGGTTGCCATTTTAAGTGTAACCGCAATCCCTAAGTTTCTGAGCATGCAGAAAGATGCGCGTATTGCGGTGCTTTATCAGGCAAAAGGTGCCATCGCGACAGCGAATCAACAGCTCTATGCCAAGGCGATTATTCAATCGCAAGATAAAATCGACAGCACTCGCCTGAATATCGACCTTGACCATGATGGTATCAAAGATGTCGCAGGCTACTTTGGTTTGATCAAATACGTGAATCCAGCACGCGAACTTGCTGGCTTAGATCCACGATTAAATATACGCAAGGGCAACATCAATAACCCCGATGCGCCCTATTTTTGGATTGGCTTTACCGATCGCCCTTCAAGCACCCAACATCAGTGCTATGTCGCAATCTATTACCCACCTGCGGCCGGTGGTGAAGTGCGCTACAAAATGTTTAGTGATGATTGCTAA
- the argB gene encoding acetylglutamate kinase yields MSTPLVMKLGGAVLADTALLSQLFQTIASYRSEGNRPLVLVHGGGYLVDELSAKLGFTTQKRNGLRVTPFEQVPYMAGALAGTANKLLQGEAVRAAVPSIGMSLADGGLCHISQMDPALGAVGDAKAGDGTLLHALLAQNVLPIISCIGLDDQGQLMNVNGDQAAVAVAAAIQADLVFLSDVPGVLDGQGVLQSHLTEEKAQQMIDDGVITDGMIVKVEAAFEAANALGKTIEIASWRDAQKLNALFAGEAIGTQFSPAKTHMMEQISVSATAQ; encoded by the coding sequence ATGAGCACTCCTTTAGTGATGAAATTGGGCGGCGCGGTGCTTGCAGATACCGCGTTGCTGAGTCAGTTATTTCAAACCATTGCCAGCTATCGCAGTGAAGGGAATCGCCCTTTAGTGCTCGTGCATGGCGGTGGTTATCTGGTCGATGAGCTGAGCGCTAAGCTTGGCTTTACCACCCAAAAGCGCAACGGTCTGCGCGTCACCCCTTTTGAGCAAGTGCCTTATATGGCGGGCGCCCTAGCGGGTACCGCCAATAAGCTGCTGCAAGGCGAAGCGGTACGTGCGGCGGTTCCTTCCATTGGCATGAGTTTGGCTGATGGTGGCTTGTGTCACATTAGCCAAATGGATCCTGCGCTCGGCGCCGTGGGTGATGCCAAAGCAGGTGATGGCACCTTGCTGCATGCGCTTTTAGCGCAAAACGTATTGCCCATCATCAGTTGTATTGGCCTCGATGACCAAGGTCAGCTGATGAATGTCAATGGTGATCAAGCCGCGGTGGCGGTTGCCGCAGCGATTCAAGCTGATTTGGTGTTTTTATCCGATGTCCCTGGGGTATTGGATGGCCAAGGCGTATTGCAAAGTCACCTGACCGAAGAGAAAGCACAACAGATGATCGATGATGGCGTCATTACTGACGGCATGATCGTCAAGGTGGAAGCGGCATTTGAAGCGGCCAACGCCTTAGGAAAGACCATTGAGATCGCCAGTTGGCGCGATGCTCAAAAACTGAATGCACTGTTTGCAGGTGAGGCCATTGGCACACAATTTTCACCAGCAAAAACACACATGATGGAACAAATTTCAGTATCGGCGACTGCTCAGTAA
- the argC gene encoding N-acetyl-gamma-glutamyl-phosphate reductase: MDGITLSTVIIGASGYTGAELALMVKRHPHLSLDGLYVSAGSQDAGKAMSALHGTLLGQVDAPVLPLTDPAAVAADADVVFLATVHEVSHDLAPIFLAANCVVFDLSGAYRVQRGGFYDEFYGFKHQHQDWLAQAAYGLAEWNSDAIAKAQLIAVPGCYPTASQLALKPLIEGGLLDLAQWPVINAVSGVSGAGRKASMTNSFCEVSLHPYGVFTHRHQPEIAEHLVTEVIFTPHLGNFKRGILATITAKLAHNVTLEQVNAVMADAYQMQPLVRLVEGMAKLQNVQQTPFCDIGWQVKGQHIILSSAIDNLLKGASSQAMQCLNIRFGFAMTTALLG; the protein is encoded by the coding sequence ATGGACGGAATCACTTTATCAACTGTGATTATTGGTGCGAGCGGTTACACAGGTGCCGAACTGGCATTAATGGTTAAACGCCACCCACACCTTTCATTAGATGGTTTATATGTGTCTGCGGGCAGTCAAGATGCCGGCAAAGCGATGAGTGCATTGCACGGTACCTTGCTTGGTCAAGTGGATGCGCCGGTATTACCCCTGACAGATCCAGCCGCAGTTGCAGCGGATGCTGATGTGGTATTTTTGGCCACCGTCCATGAAGTAAGCCATGACTTGGCGCCGATTTTCCTTGCTGCCAATTGTGTGGTGTTTGATCTATCAGGTGCTTACCGCGTACAGCGCGGTGGTTTTTACGATGAGTTTTATGGTTTTAAACACCAGCATCAAGACTGGTTGGCACAAGCAGCCTATGGCTTGGCTGAATGGAATAGCGATGCGATCGCCAAAGCGCAGCTGATCGCGGTGCCGGGTTGTTACCCAACGGCCTCGCAATTAGCACTCAAGCCTTTGATTGAAGGTGGCTTACTGGATTTAGCGCAATGGCCTGTGATTAACGCCGTGAGTGGTGTTTCTGGTGCGGGTCGTAAAGCCAGCATGACCAATAGCTTTTGCGAAGTCAGCCTACATCCTTATGGTGTTTTTACCCATCGTCACCAACCAGAGATCGCTGAGCATCTGGTGACCGAAGTGATTTTCACCCCGCATCTGGGCAATTTTAAGCGCGGCATTTTAGCCACCATTACTGCCAAGTTGGCACATAACGTGACCCTTGAGCAAGTGAATGCTGTAATGGCTGATGCTTATCAAATGCAGCCTTTAGTGCGTTTGGTTGAAGGCATGGCCAAGCTACAAAATGTGCAACAAACGCCATTTTGCGATATTGGCTGGCAGGTCAAAGGCCAACATATCATTTTGTCATCAGCCATTGATAACCTGCTCAAAGGTGCCTCAAGCCAAGCGATGCAGTGCTTGAATATTCGTTTTGGCTTTGCCATGACCACCGCCCTTTTGGGTTAA